The Microbacterium maritypicum genome contains a region encoding:
- a CDS encoding uroporphyrinogen-III synthase: MTTSEIKQDRPLDGWRILVPRGGPWGDSVAASLRALGAVPVVAPLINFAPTTDQATLDTALAQLAAGEFDWLTVTSATTVDVLFAHRAAVPRETKIAAVGETTAAALQAVGYEVTLVPEQDNSAEGMAQQLIALEKEPRRILALRSEIAKPVLSRLLSEAGHDVHGVVAYRTVGVPVTERIRRDVENGRINAILITSGSVAEQVREQFPEIPDDTLLAAIGPRTANDAQRAGLPVSVVADRQTIDALIDAVSHFTLPHAADEFAP, translated from the coding sequence ATGACCACTTCCGAAATCAAGCAGGACCGACCGTTGGACGGCTGGCGCATCCTCGTGCCCCGTGGCGGGCCGTGGGGCGACAGCGTCGCCGCGAGTCTGCGGGCGCTGGGCGCCGTGCCCGTCGTCGCACCACTGATCAACTTCGCCCCGACCACGGATCAGGCGACGCTCGACACCGCGCTGGCGCAGTTGGCCGCGGGCGAGTTCGACTGGCTGACGGTCACGAGCGCCACCACCGTCGACGTGCTCTTCGCCCACCGGGCGGCGGTGCCGCGGGAGACCAAGATCGCCGCCGTGGGGGAGACGACCGCGGCGGCGCTGCAGGCGGTCGGCTACGAGGTCACGCTGGTCCCCGAGCAGGACAACTCGGCAGAGGGTATGGCGCAGCAGCTCATCGCCCTCGAGAAGGAGCCGCGTCGCATCCTCGCCCTTCGCAGCGAGATCGCGAAGCCCGTGCTCAGCAGACTGCTCTCCGAGGCGGGGCATGACGTACATGGCGTCGTCGCCTATCGCACGGTCGGTGTGCCGGTCACGGAACGGATCCGCCGCGACGTCGAGAACGGCCGGATCAACGCGATCCTCATCACCAGCGGCTCTGTCGCCGAGCAGGTGCGCGAGCAGTTCCCGGAGATCCCCGATGACACGCTGCTCGCGGCGATCGGACCACGCACGGCGAATGACGCCCAGCGTGCCGGTCTGCCGGTGTCGGTCGTCGCCGACCGTCAGACCATCGACGCCCTGATCGATGCGGTCTCGCACTTCACGCTTCCGCACGCGGCCGACGAGTTCGCGCCGTGA
- the hemB gene encoding porphobilinogen synthase: MSFPDVRLRRVRQSRAVRDLVRETSLQPRQLVLPLFVREGIAEPVQIGSMPGVAQHSLDSLRAAAVEAAEAGVGGVMLFGVPAVRDAVGSGADDPRGILNVATEALASEVGDALVVQTDLCLDEFTDHGHCGVLAGDGSVDNDATLKRYTSMALAQARAGSQLLGLSGMMDGQVTVIRRALDAEGFTDTLLLAYAAKYASAFYGPFREAVDSQLKGDRRTYQLDPGNRREGVREAVVDEAEGADIVMVKPAMAFLDVLREVRDTVSIPVWAYQVSGEYAMIEAAGANGWIDRRAAILESLLSIRRAGADAVLTYWATEAAGWLRD, encoded by the coding sequence GTGAGCTTTCCCGATGTCCGGCTGAGGCGAGTGCGTCAGTCTCGTGCGGTGCGCGACCTCGTGCGCGAGACCTCGCTGCAGCCGCGGCAGCTCGTGCTGCCCCTGTTCGTGCGCGAAGGCATCGCCGAACCCGTGCAGATCGGGTCGATGCCCGGTGTCGCTCAGCACTCGCTCGACTCGCTGCGCGCAGCCGCGGTCGAGGCCGCGGAGGCGGGGGTCGGCGGCGTGATGCTGTTCGGCGTGCCCGCGGTGCGCGATGCCGTCGGCTCCGGCGCCGATGATCCGCGAGGCATCCTGAACGTCGCGACGGAAGCGCTGGCCTCCGAGGTCGGCGACGCGCTCGTCGTGCAGACCGATCTGTGCCTGGACGAGTTCACCGATCACGGCCACTGCGGCGTGCTCGCCGGCGACGGGTCCGTCGACAACGACGCGACGCTCAAGCGGTACACCTCGATGGCGCTGGCGCAGGCCCGTGCCGGCTCTCAGCTGCTGGGGCTGTCCGGGATGATGGACGGCCAGGTCACGGTGATCCGCAGGGCGCTCGACGCCGAGGGTTTCACCGACACGCTTCTGCTCGCCTACGCCGCGAAGTACGCGAGCGCCTTCTACGGACCCTTCCGCGAGGCGGTCGACTCTCAGCTGAAGGGCGACCGTCGCACGTACCAACTCGATCCGGGCAACCGGCGCGAGGGCGTGCGCGAGGCTGTCGTCGATGAGGCCGAGGGCGCCGACATCGTCATGGTGAAACCGGCCATGGCCTTCCTCGACGTGCTGCGCGAGGTTCGCGACACGGTGAGTATTCCCGTGTGGGCATATCAGGTGTCCGGCGAGTACGCGATGATCGAAGCCGCCGGCGCGAACGGCTGGATCGACCGTCGTGCGGCCATCCTCGAATCCCTTCTCTCCATCCGCCGCGCCGGTGCGGATGCGGTGCTCACCTACTGGGCCACCGAAGCGGCCGGCTGGCTGCGCGACTGA
- the hemL gene encoding glutamate-1-semialdehyde 2,1-aminomutase, which produces MTDRNDDLFSAARAVIPGGVNSPVRAYGSVGGTPRFLASAKGARVTDAAGREYVDLVASWGPALLGHAHPEIVAAVQEAASRGLSFGAPTEGEVELATLIADRVRFGEVRPVERVRLVSTGTEATMTAIRLARGATGRDLLVKFAGHYHGHSDGLLAEAGSGVATLALPGSAGVPAPIAAQTLVIGYNDLDALAAVFAEHGQRIAAVIVEASAANMGVVAPMPGFNRLIAETAHAHGALMIIDEVLTGFRVHPAGFWGLQAAAGEDYLPDIFTFGKVVGGGMPLAALGGRAEIMDLLAPLGPVYQAGTLSGNPLSVAAGLATLRLATPEVYATVDAAAARVSAALDAALTSAGVTHAVATAGNLFNASFRASAPRDYAEAQAQESYRYAPFFHSLREQGVALPPSVFEAWFLTAAHGEEELQQIEAALPAAAAAAAAARP; this is translated from the coding sequence ATGACCGACCGCAATGACGACCTGTTCTCCGCTGCCCGCGCGGTGATCCCCGGTGGGGTCAACTCGCCGGTGCGCGCCTACGGTTCGGTCGGCGGGACGCCGCGGTTCCTCGCCTCCGCGAAGGGGGCGCGGGTCACTGACGCGGCTGGTCGTGAGTACGTCGACCTCGTCGCTTCGTGGGGTCCTGCCCTGCTCGGTCACGCGCACCCTGAGATCGTCGCGGCGGTGCAGGAGGCGGCGTCCCGCGGCCTGTCCTTCGGCGCGCCGACCGAGGGCGAGGTCGAGCTCGCCACGCTGATCGCCGACCGCGTGCGGTTCGGCGAGGTCCGTCCTGTCGAGCGCGTGCGTCTGGTCTCCACCGGAACCGAGGCGACCATGACGGCGATACGCCTCGCGCGGGGCGCCACCGGTCGCGACCTGCTCGTGAAGTTCGCCGGGCACTACCACGGTCACTCCGACGGTCTTCTCGCCGAAGCGGGTTCGGGTGTCGCCACGCTCGCCCTTCCCGGTTCTGCCGGGGTTCCGGCGCCGATCGCGGCCCAGACTCTCGTGATCGGCTACAACGACCTGGATGCGCTGGCTGCGGTGTTCGCCGAGCATGGTCAGCGCATCGCCGCCGTCATCGTCGAGGCATCGGCGGCGAACATGGGCGTCGTCGCGCCGATGCCCGGGTTCAACCGGCTGATCGCCGAGACCGCCCACGCGCACGGTGCCCTGATGATCATCGACGAGGTGCTCACCGGATTCCGCGTGCACCCGGCAGGGTTCTGGGGTCTGCAGGCCGCAGCGGGCGAGGACTATCTGCCCGACATCTTCACCTTCGGCAAGGTCGTCGGCGGGGGGATGCCGTTGGCGGCGCTGGGTGGACGAGCCGAGATCATGGACCTGCTGGCTCCGCTCGGACCGGTGTACCAGGCAGGGACGCTGTCCGGGAACCCGCTCTCGGTCGCTGCGGGGCTCGCGACGCTGCGGCTCGCGACGCCCGAGGTCTACGCGACCGTCGACGCGGCGGCCGCACGGGTGTCCGCTGCTCTCGATGCCGCTCTCACATCAGCGGGTGTGACGCACGCGGTCGCCACCGCCGGCAACCTGTTCAACGCGTCCTTCCGGGCATCGGCGCCGAGGGACTACGCCGAGGCTCAGGCGCAGGAGTCGTACCGCTATGCGCCGTTCTTCCACTCGCTGCGTGAGCAGGGCGTGGCTCTTCCGCCGAGCGTGTTCGAGGCCTGGTTCCTCACCGCAGCGCACGGCGAGGAAGAGCTGCAGCAGATCGAGGCCGCCCTCCCCGCTGCTGCGGCTGCCGCGGCAGCTGCGCGCCCGTAA
- a CDS encoding ATP-binding cassette domain-containing protein, with protein sequence MPEGQVLEFTHVTKRFNEVTAVSDFSARVEPGAVTAFLGPNGAGKTTTLRILLGQVRATSGTATIGGATYAELRQPLRTIGAVLEETVYRPRRTAERQLTIAAKANGIPLSRVGEVLSLVGLEGEGDSRIGGFSLGMRQRLSVAHALLGDPGALVFDEPANGLDPEGIRWMRLLMRRLADEGRTVLVSSHVLSEVEQVADNVLVLSKGTLVLASGIETLADPKGGSVIVDAADRAALTASLMAAGFDIEVLRSGLTVRGGDAGTVGAVAAEAGIALSTLVQRGPTLEDVFIDLMRGGRFAPNAATTPPQLAAPAPSEAISEEAAADESASEEAADASAPAPADSVVAIPVAAAAAWAAEAAAAPAGAAVADDLAASVDTDHDRTEQENTQQVDTEQVADEPDAPAADVDVDTDVDAATEEAGDAAEGDASADAAVVDGLETDDQQTDGEQTDGEPGHDVQDDAVSFEEAPERSFDEILFGAAAPTAVNDASAEDADGVTAVSVDAPGSEEVHGDEDHSGVEIFADLHDASEDDQAPASDADADSSPVDVDDEDPRSAAVSSMLAAAARAYYEDEPKDYPLSAESETAGSDDTPAEGAHWTVASTGIIDTVPLAESSSHSETDEAGHDTSEHPESGTEESGPADVDQNHADNDNHDGDEHHHN encoded by the coding sequence ATGCCTGAAGGACAGGTGCTCGAGTTCACGCACGTGACGAAGCGCTTCAATGAGGTGACCGCCGTCTCGGACTTCTCCGCGCGCGTCGAGCCCGGTGCCGTCACCGCCTTCCTCGGCCCGAACGGAGCCGGCAAGACCACGACGCTGCGCATCCTGCTCGGTCAGGTGCGCGCCACATCCGGCACGGCGACCATCGGCGGCGCCACCTACGCCGAGCTCCGCCAGCCGTTGCGTACGATCGGCGCGGTGCTCGAGGAGACGGTCTACCGTCCTCGCCGCACCGCCGAACGCCAGCTGACCATCGCCGCCAAGGCGAACGGCATCCCCCTGTCGCGCGTCGGCGAGGTGCTCTCGCTGGTCGGCCTCGAGGGCGAGGGCGACTCCCGCATCGGCGGCTTCTCCCTCGGCATGCGTCAGCGGCTCAGCGTCGCCCACGCGCTCCTCGGCGACCCCGGCGCCCTCGTCTTCGACGAGCCGGCCAACGGGCTCGACCCCGAGGGCATCCGCTGGATGCGCCTGCTGATGCGACGTCTCGCCGACGAGGGACGCACCGTGCTCGTGTCGTCGCACGTCCTCAGCGAGGTCGAGCAGGTCGCCGACAACGTGCTCGTGCTCTCGAAGGGCACGCTCGTACTTGCCAGCGGCATCGAGACTCTCGCCGACCCCAAGGGCGGCTCCGTCATCGTCGACGCCGCTGATCGCGCCGCGCTGACGGCTTCGCTCATGGCGGCCGGATTCGACATCGAGGTGCTGCGTTCGGGCTTGACGGTGCGTGGCGGGGATGCCGGCACGGTCGGCGCCGTCGCCGCCGAAGCGGGCATCGCGCTGAGCACCCTGGTGCAGCGCGGACCGACGCTCGAAGACGTCTTCATCGATCTGATGCGCGGGGGCCGTTTCGCACCGAACGCTGCGACGACCCCGCCGCAGCTCGCCGCGCCGGCACCCTCGGAGGCGATCTCCGAAGAGGCCGCTGCCGACGAGAGTGCTTCCGAGGAAGCGGCAGACGCTTCCGCACCGGCTCCCGCCGATTCGGTTGTCGCCATCCCTGTCGCCGCAGCTGCCGCGTGGGCGGCCGAGGCCGCCGCCGCTCCTGCGGGCGCAGCCGTGGCCGACGACCTCGCCGCATCCGTCGACACGGACCACGACCGCACGGAACAGGAAAACACCCAGCAGGTCGACACCGAGCAGGTCGCGGATGAGCCTGACGCTCCTGCCGCCGACGTGGACGTGGATACCGATGTGGACGCGGCGACCGAAGAGGCGGGCGATGCTGCTGAAGGCGACGCATCCGCGGACGCCGCGGTGGTCGACGGACTGGAGACTGACGACCAGCAGACCGACGGCGAGCAGACCGACGGCGAGCCGGGTCACGACGTTCAGGACGACGCGGTCTCCTTCGAGGAGGCCCCGGAACGGTCGTTCGATGAGATCCTGTTCGGTGCTGCAGCACCGACCGCGGTGAACGACGCCTCTGCCGAGGACGCCGACGGCGTTACCGCCGTATCGGTCGACGCCCCCGGATCCGAGGAGGTGCACGGCGACGAGGACCACAGCGGTGTCGAGATCTTCGCCGATCTCCACGACGCATCCGAGGATGACCAGGCCCCCGCGTCCGACGCCGACGCCGACTCCTCCCCTGTCGACGTCGACGACGAAGACCCCCGCTCTGCGGCGGTGAGCTCGATGCTCGCCGCGGCGGCGCGTGCGTATTACGAGGACGAGCCCAAGGACTACCCGCTGAGCGCGGAGAGCGAGACGGCGGGCAGCGACGACACCCCCGCAGAGGGCGCGCACTGGACCGTCGCATCCACCGGCATCATCGACACCGTGCCGCTCGCGGAGTCCTCGAGTCACTCCGAGACGGACGAAGCCGGTCACGACACGTCAGAGCACCCGGAGTCCGGCACCGAGGAATCCGGCCCTGCCGATGTCGATCAGAACCATGCCGACAACGACAACCACGACGGCGACGAGCACCACCACAACTGA
- a CDS encoding enoyl-CoA hydratase/isomerase family protein: MTDSHAASRVLVRTEGALGRLTLNRPEAINALDVEMIQALTAALNAWRDDTDVQIVLLDGAGGRGMCAGGDVRALHAQIVAGQAEQTAEFFRAEYALNAMIAEYPKPVVALADGITMGGGIGLAGHAAIRIVTERSQLAMPETRIGFTPDVGGTWLLGRAPGRLGEYFGLTGAVMNGADAVYLGFADHYVPSERLEALSEALAFRADPTSPSEIVLLFDETPEPSQLPASREWIDEAFSAPTVSEIIERLQAQGTTDAAATADLLEGLAPTGLTVTLDAVREARDLPGLRAALEGEYRRVMWFVNEHPDLVEGIRAQIVDKDRNPKWDPATLAELAPDAGAPARAYVPQPALF, translated from the coding sequence GTGACCGATTCTCACGCTGCATCCCGTGTCCTCGTCCGCACCGAAGGGGCGCTCGGGCGGCTCACGCTCAATCGCCCTGAGGCGATCAACGCCCTCGACGTCGAGATGATCCAGGCCCTCACCGCGGCGTTGAACGCCTGGCGCGACGACACCGACGTGCAGATCGTGCTGCTGGACGGGGCAGGCGGGCGTGGCATGTGCGCCGGCGGCGACGTGCGCGCACTGCACGCGCAGATCGTGGCAGGGCAGGCCGAGCAGACCGCCGAGTTCTTCCGCGCCGAGTACGCGTTGAACGCCATGATCGCCGAGTACCCCAAGCCGGTGGTGGCCCTCGCCGACGGCATCACGATGGGCGGCGGGATCGGGCTCGCCGGTCACGCGGCGATCCGCATCGTCACGGAGCGCTCCCAGCTCGCGATGCCCGAGACGCGGATCGGATTCACGCCGGATGTCGGCGGCACCTGGCTGCTCGGCCGTGCGCCCGGACGGCTCGGCGAGTACTTCGGCCTCACCGGGGCAGTGATGAATGGAGCGGATGCCGTCTATCTCGGGTTCGCCGATCACTACGTGCCGTCGGAGCGCCTCGAGGCGCTGAGCGAGGCTCTCGCGTTCCGCGCCGACCCGACGAGCCCCAGCGAGATCGTGCTGCTGTTCGACGAGACGCCCGAGCCCTCGCAGCTGCCCGCGTCGAGGGAGTGGATCGACGAGGCCTTCTCCGCTCCCACCGTGAGCGAGATCATCGAACGCCTGCAGGCGCAGGGCACGACGGATGCCGCCGCAACCGCGGATCTCCTCGAGGGTCTCGCGCCGACCGGCCTCACGGTCACGCTCGATGCCGTGCGCGAGGCACGCGACCTGCCGGGGCTTCGCGCGGCGCTGGAGGGCGAGTACCGCCGCGTGATGTGGTTCGTGAACGAGCACCCCGACCTCGTCGAGGGCATCCGCGCGCAGATCGTCGACAAGGATCGCAACCCGAAGTGGGACCCGGCGACCCTGGCCGAGCTCGCTCCGGACGCCGGTGCCCCTGCGCGCGCGTACGTTCCGCAGCCCGCCCTGTTCTGA
- a CDS encoding ABC transporter ATP-binding protein gives MLGKILLRYLSRYRWLLLAVLVFQLASVAATLYLPRLNADIIDKGVARGDTAYIWSTGLFMLAVSLGQIIASVTATYFAARAAMGAGRDIRADVFGKVSGFSEREVSQFGAGSLITRNTNDVQQVQMLAMMGATMLVTAPLLAIGGIIFAVQTNVGLSWLIAVSVPLLLILAAVVIGRMVPLFRSYQGKLDNVNRIMREQLTGVRVVRAFVRERIEEERFRGANTDIMVVGRKVGSLFVLLFPLFMLILNVTVVSVIWFGGIEVNNGTVQVGTLFAFMQYIGQIMGGVIMASFMAMMIPRAAVSAERIGEVLDSESTLVRPENGVTEFPVPGAVALDDVEFTYPGADSPVLTGISFAAQPGETVAIVGSTGSGKTTLVSLIPRLFDVSGGAVHVGGTDVREADVESLWDSIGLVPQRPFLFTGTVASNLRYGREEATDEELWHALDIAQGRDFVEEMPDGLESRIAQGGTNVSGGQRQRLAIARAIVHQPQILVFDDSFSALDLTTDARLRQALWRELPHVTKIVVAQRISTITDADRIVVLDGGTMVGVGTHEELLETSDTYREIVESQLGVDA, from the coding sequence GTGCTGGGAAAAATCCTCCTCCGCTATCTCTCCCGATACCGATGGCTGCTGCTCGCGGTGCTGGTCTTCCAGCTCGCCAGCGTGGCGGCGACCCTCTACCTCCCGCGCCTGAACGCCGACATCATCGACAAGGGCGTCGCCCGCGGTGACACGGCGTACATCTGGAGCACCGGTCTGTTCATGCTCGCGGTCTCGCTGGGGCAGATCATCGCCTCCGTCACCGCGACCTACTTCGCCGCACGCGCCGCGATGGGCGCCGGCCGCGACATCCGTGCCGACGTGTTCGGCAAGGTCAGCGGCTTCTCCGAGCGCGAGGTGTCGCAGTTCGGCGCCGGCTCGCTCATCACCCGCAACACCAACGACGTGCAGCAGGTGCAGATGCTCGCCATGATGGGCGCCACCATGCTCGTCACGGCCCCGCTGCTCGCGATCGGCGGCATCATCTTCGCCGTGCAGACCAATGTCGGCCTGAGCTGGCTCATCGCCGTCTCGGTGCCGCTGCTGCTGATCCTGGCCGCCGTCGTGATCGGGCGCATGGTGCCGCTGTTCCGCAGCTACCAGGGCAAGCTCGACAACGTCAACCGCATCATGCGCGAGCAGCTCACGGGTGTCCGCGTCGTGCGCGCCTTCGTGCGCGAGCGCATCGAGGAGGAGCGCTTCCGCGGCGCCAACACCGACATCATGGTGGTCGGGCGCAAGGTCGGCTCGCTCTTCGTGCTGCTGTTCCCGCTGTTCATGCTCATCCTCAACGTCACCGTCGTCTCGGTCATCTGGTTCGGCGGCATCGAGGTCAACAACGGCACGGTGCAGGTGGGCACGCTGTTCGCCTTCATGCAGTACATCGGCCAGATCATGGGCGGCGTCATCATGGCCAGCTTCATGGCGATGATGATCCCGCGCGCCGCGGTCTCGGCCGAGCGCATCGGCGAGGTGCTCGACTCCGAGTCCACTCTGGTCCGCCCCGAGAACGGCGTCACGGAGTTCCCGGTCCCCGGTGCCGTCGCACTCGACGACGTCGAGTTCACCTACCCCGGAGCCGACTCCCCGGTGCTCACCGGCATCAGCTTCGCCGCGCAGCCGGGCGAGACGGTCGCGATCGTCGGATCCACCGGATCGGGCAAGACGACCCTCGTGTCGCTCATCCCGCGTCTGTTCGACGTCTCGGGTGGTGCCGTGCACGTCGGCGGCACCGATGTGCGCGAGGCCGACGTCGAGTCCCTCTGGGACAGCATCGGCCTGGTGCCGCAGCGTCCGTTCCTCTTCACCGGCACCGTCGCGTCGAACCTGCGCTACGGCCGCGAAGAGGCGACGGACGAAGAGCTCTGGCATGCGCTCGACATCGCTCAGGGCCGCGACTTCGTCGAAGAGATGCCCGACGGCCTCGAGTCCCGCATCGCCCAGGGCGGCACGAACGTCTCCGGCGGTCAGCGTCAGCGACTCGCGATCGCCCGTGCGATCGTGCACCAGCCGCAGATCCTCGTCTTCGACGACTCGTTCTCGGCCCTCGACCTCACGACGGATGCCCGGCTCCGCCAGGCACTGTGGCGGGAACTCCCGCACGTGACGAAGATCGTGGTCGCCCAGCGCATCTCCACGATCACGGATGCCGATCGCATCGTCGTCCTCGACGGCGGCACCATGGTCGGCGTCGGCACGCATGAGGAACTGCTCGAGACGAGCGACACCTACCGAGAGATCGTCGAGTCGCAGCTGGGGGTGGACGCATGA
- a CDS encoding ABC transporter ATP-binding protein: MSAQDNDQAKAKRGRGKAAPAVAEVELSAEEKYEAELAEQARQNSGDWDSVAPGKADNFGPSFARMIGLLKPSAIWFVFVSILGAIGVVLTVAAPKVLAEATNLVYKGFISIQLGQPTDGFPGFPAGTSQDVVVEALRAGGQDDFANQVGALGDFTVGQGVDFDALRLVIAAVLGIYVAAAFLTWIQGYVINVIMVRTMWRLRESVEAKINRLPLAYFDKVQRGELISRVTNDIDNITQTMQQSLSGALTSVLTVIGVLVMMFSISWQLALVALVTLPLMGVIFGIIGPRSQKAFGMQWRKVGRLNARVEEAFSGHALVKVFGREKDALDRFQVENEELFQASFKAQFLSGIIMPAMMFVGNLSYVGIAVLGGLMVANGQLRLGDVQAFIQYSQQFTQPLSELGGMAAVVQSGTASAERVFELLDADEQEADDADAPDLVEGKGVIEFENVAFSYTPERPLIRDLSFRVEPGQTVAIVGPTGAGKTTLVNLIMRFYELSGGRIMLDGQDIAEVTRDELRSRTGMVLQDPWLFAGSIRENIRYGRSTATDDEVLAAARATYVDRFVHALPEGYDTVLDEDAANVSAGERQLITIARAFVAQPSILILDEATSAVDTRTELLLQHAMAALREGRTSFVIAHRLSTIRDADLILVMEHGDIVEKGTHDELIAAQGAYWRLYQSQFEQAATDIDADDALTGATPVVVTGEATDSEGAAAEAAAAVAGASVGAQVPAAETAAAQALLEDGADGSARRS, encoded by the coding sequence ATGAGCGCGCAGGACAACGACCAGGCCAAGGCCAAGCGCGGCCGCGGCAAGGCGGCACCCGCCGTGGCCGAGGTCGAGCTGAGCGCCGAGGAGAAGTACGAGGCCGAGCTCGCCGAGCAGGCGCGTCAGAACTCCGGCGATTGGGACAGTGTCGCACCCGGCAAGGCCGACAACTTCGGCCCCAGCTTCGCGCGCATGATCGGGCTGCTGAAGCCGTCGGCCATCTGGTTCGTCTTCGTGTCGATCCTGGGCGCGATCGGCGTGGTCCTGACGGTCGCGGCGCCCAAGGTGCTCGCCGAGGCGACGAACCTCGTCTACAAGGGCTTCATCTCGATCCAGCTCGGACAGCCGACCGACGGATTCCCCGGCTTCCCCGCCGGCACGTCGCAGGACGTCGTCGTCGAGGCCCTGCGAGCCGGCGGCCAAGACGACTTCGCGAACCAGGTCGGGGCGCTGGGTGACTTCACCGTCGGCCAGGGCGTCGACTTCGACGCGCTGCGGCTCGTCATCGCGGCGGTCCTCGGGATCTATGTGGCCGCGGCCTTCCTCACCTGGATCCAGGGCTACGTCATCAACGTGATCATGGTCCGCACCATGTGGCGACTGCGCGAGTCCGTCGAGGCGAAGATCAACCGCCTGCCGCTGGCCTACTTCGACAAGGTGCAGCGCGGCGAGCTGATCTCCCGCGTCACGAACGACATCGACAACATCACGCAGACGATGCAGCAGTCGCTCTCCGGTGCCCTCACCTCGGTGCTCACCGTGATCGGCGTGCTCGTCATGATGTTCTCGATCTCGTGGCAGCTCGCGCTCGTGGCCCTGGTCACGCTGCCGCTCATGGGAGTGATCTTCGGCATCATCGGACCGCGGTCGCAGAAGGCCTTCGGCATGCAGTGGCGCAAGGTCGGTCGACTGAACGCCCGTGTCGAGGAGGCATTCTCGGGCCACGCGCTGGTGAAGGTCTTCGGACGCGAGAAGGATGCGCTTGACCGGTTCCAGGTCGAGAACGAAGAGCTGTTCCAGGCGAGCTTCAAGGCGCAGTTCCTCTCCGGCATCATCATGCCGGCCATGATGTTCGTCGGGAATCTCAGCTACGTGGGCATCGCGGTGCTCGGCGGTCTGATGGTCGCGAACGGTCAGCTCCGTCTCGGTGACGTGCAGGCGTTCATCCAGTACTCGCAGCAGTTCACGCAGCCGCTGTCCGAGCTGGGTGGCATGGCCGCGGTCGTGCAGTCCGGAACGGCATCGGCAGAGCGTGTCTTCGAGCTGCTGGACGCCGACGAGCAGGAGGCCGATGACGCCGACGCTCCCGATCTGGTGGAGGGCAAGGGCGTGATCGAGTTCGAGAACGTCGCGTTCTCCTACACGCCGGAGCGTCCGCTCATCCGTGACCTGTCGTTCCGGGTCGAGCCCGGGCAGACGGTCGCCATCGTGGGGCCGACCGGGGCGGGGAAGACCACGCTCGTCAACCTGATCATGCGCTTCTACGAGCTCAGCGGCGGGCGGATCATGCTCGACGGCCAGGATATCGCCGAGGTCACCCGCGACGAGCTGCGCTCACGCACCGGCATGGTGCTGCAGGACCCGTGGCTGTTCGCCGGCAGCATCCGCGAGAACATCCGCTACGGACGCTCCACCGCGACCGATGACGAGGTTCTCGCCGCCGCCAGAGCGACGTACGTCGACCGCTTCGTGCACGCCCTCCCCGAGGGCTACGACACGGTGCTCGACGAGGATGCAGCGAACGTGTCAGCGGGTGAGCGCCAGCTCATCACCATCGCGCGAGCCTTCGTCGCGCAGCCGTCGATCCTCATCCTCGATGAGGCCACCTCGGCGGTCGACACCCGCACCGAGCTGCTGCTGCAGCACGCGATGGCCGCGCTCCGTGAAGGACGTACGTCGTTCGTGATCGCGCACCGTCTGTCGACGATCCGCGACGCCGACCTCATCCTGGTGATGGAGCACGGCGACATCGTGGAGAAGGGCACGCACGACGAGCTGATCGCCGCGCAGGGCGCCTACTGGCGTCTGTACCAGTCGCAGTTCGAGCAGGCGGCGACCGACATCGACGCCGACGACGCTCTCACCGGGGCGACCCCGGTCGTCGTCACGGGTGAGGCGACCGACTCCGAAGGCGCCGCTGCGGAGGCCGCTGCCGCCGTGGCCGGAGCCTCGGTGGGTGCCCAGGTGCCGGCCGCGGAGACGGCGGCCGCGCAGGCTCTGCTGGAAGACGGAGCGGACGGCTCCGCCCGCCGCTCCTGA